The proteins below are encoded in one region of Miscanthus floridulus cultivar M001 unplaced genomic scaffold, ASM1932011v1 fs_279_2_3, whole genome shotgun sequence:
- the LOC136531117 gene encoding 2-methoxy-6-polyprenyl-1,4-benzoquinol methylase, mitochondrial-like isoform X3, whose amino-acid sequence MFLPSVRRRCRCIRRLHTACARSLSLSLSLYIYIYIYIYIYISLPPSLYATTGWATAAATLRQVPRPSPISSPAKSAHQVPLLDPPLMQTARRLASWSLQRRLLLPSQAQAPSIPTAAAFLHSHATSFGYKQVREEEKSKLVGNVFSSVASSYDLMNDVMSVGLHRLWKDRLISKLNPFPGMKHLDVAGGTGDVAFHVLERIKSVGHRAMQGTLTETEEDTHIYVCDINPNMLNVGKKRAAERGHSEEHCLSWIQGDAEALSFEDGSMDGYTIAFGIRNVTHIEKSLSEAYRVLKRGGRFLCLELSHVDVPVFKDIYDVYSFSVIPTIGELVAGDRQSYQYLVESIRRFPNQEKFAQMIQEAGFQRVEYENLMGGVVAIHSGLKL is encoded by the exons ATGTTCCTCCCTTCCGTTCGCCGCCGCTGTCGCTGCATCCGTCGCCTTCACACAGCGTGCgctcgctccctctctctctctctctctctctatatatatatatatatatatatatatatatatatctccctccctccctctctgtaTGCGACGACTGGGTGggctaccgccgccgccaccctacGCCAGGTGCCGAGGCCGTCGCCTATCTCTTCCCCGGCGAAGAGCGCCCACCAGGTCCCATTACTAGATCCGCCCCTGATGCAGACCGCAAGGAGGCTAGCGTCTTGGAGCCTCCAACGACGCCTACTCCTTCCCTCTCAGGCTCAGGCCCCAAGCATCCCAACAGCGGCAGCCTTCCTCCACTCCCACGCCACCAGCTTCG GGTACAAGCAGGTGCGCGAAGAGGAAAAGAGCAAATTGGTTGGCAACGTTTTCAGCAGCGTGGCTTCCAGCTACGACCTCATGAACGATGTCATGAGCGTCGGACTGCATAGGCTGTGGAAGGACAG GCTTATTTCCAAGTTGAATCCCTTTCCGGGGATGAAGCATCTCGATGTGGCTGGTGGAACAG GCGATGTTGCTTTTCATGTACTGGAAAGAATTAAGAGCGTGGGTCACAGAGCTATGCAGGGTACTCTTACTGAAACCGAAGAAGACACCCACATTTACGTCTGTGACATTAATCCAAATATGCTAAATGTTGGGAAAAAGCGTGCTGCAGAAAGAG GGCATAGCGAAGAACATTGTCTTAGCTGGATACAAGGAGATGCAGAAGCTCTGAGTTTTGAGGATGGATCTATGGATGGTTACACTATCGCATTTGGGATCAGAAATGTGACGCACATTGAGAAATCTCTATCAGAAGCTTACAG GGTTCTAAAGCGAGGGGGCAGGTTCCTATGCTTGGAGTTGAGTCATGTGGATGTCCCTGTTTTTAAAGACAT CTATGATGTTTACTCGTTTTCTGTGATTCCGACTATTGGAGAGCTGGTTGCTGGTGATCGGCAGTCGTATCAATACTTGGTTGAGAGCATCCGTCGGTTTCCAAATCAG GAAAAGTTTGCTCAGATGATTCAGGAAGCCGGATTCCAGAGGGTGGAATATGAGAACCTCATGGGTGGTGTAGTTGCCATTCATTCTGGACTGAAACTGTAA
- the LOC136531117 gene encoding 2-methoxy-6-polyprenyl-1,4-benzoquinol methylase, mitochondrial-like isoform X1, whose product MFLPSVRRRCRCIRRLHTACARSLSLSLSLYIYIYIYIYIYISLPPSLYATTGWATAAATLRQVPRPSPISSPAKSAHQVPLLDPPLMQTARRLASWSLQRRLLLPSQAQAPSIPTAAAFLHSHATSFGYKQVREEEKSKLVGNVFSSVASSYDLMNDVMSVGLHRLWKDRLISKLNPFPGMKHLDVAGGTGDVAFHVLERIKSVGHRAMQGTLTETEEDTHIYVCDINPNMLNVGKKRAAERGHSEEHCLSWIQGDAEALSFEDGSMDGYTIAFGIRNVTHIEKSLSEAYRVLKRGGRFLCLELSHVDVPVFKDIYDVYSFSVIPTIGELVAGDRQSYQYLVESIRRFPNQEKFAQMIQEAGFQRVEYENLMGGVVAIHSGLKLCRPQWHASREGVLA is encoded by the exons ATGTTCCTCCCTTCCGTTCGCCGCCGCTGTCGCTGCATCCGTCGCCTTCACACAGCGTGCgctcgctccctctctctctctctctctctctatatatatatatatatatatatatatatatatatctccctccctccctctctgtaTGCGACGACTGGGTGggctaccgccgccgccaccctacGCCAGGTGCCGAGGCCGTCGCCTATCTCTTCCCCGGCGAAGAGCGCCCACCAGGTCCCATTACTAGATCCGCCCCTGATGCAGACCGCAAGGAGGCTAGCGTCTTGGAGCCTCCAACGACGCCTACTCCTTCCCTCTCAGGCTCAGGCCCCAAGCATCCCAACAGCGGCAGCCTTCCTCCACTCCCACGCCACCAGCTTCG GGTACAAGCAGGTGCGCGAAGAGGAAAAGAGCAAATTGGTTGGCAACGTTTTCAGCAGCGTGGCTTCCAGCTACGACCTCATGAACGATGTCATGAGCGTCGGACTGCATAGGCTGTGGAAGGACAG GCTTATTTCCAAGTTGAATCCCTTTCCGGGGATGAAGCATCTCGATGTGGCTGGTGGAACAG GCGATGTTGCTTTTCATGTACTGGAAAGAATTAAGAGCGTGGGTCACAGAGCTATGCAGGGTACTCTTACTGAAACCGAAGAAGACACCCACATTTACGTCTGTGACATTAATCCAAATATGCTAAATGTTGGGAAAAAGCGTGCTGCAGAAAGAG GGCATAGCGAAGAACATTGTCTTAGCTGGATACAAGGAGATGCAGAAGCTCTGAGTTTTGAGGATGGATCTATGGATGGTTACACTATCGCATTTGGGATCAGAAATGTGACGCACATTGAGAAATCTCTATCAGAAGCTTACAG GGTTCTAAAGCGAGGGGGCAGGTTCCTATGCTTGGAGTTGAGTCATGTGGATGTCCCTGTTTTTAAAGACAT CTATGATGTTTACTCGTTTTCTGTGATTCCGACTATTGGAGAGCTGGTTGCTGGTGATCGGCAGTCGTATCAATACTTGGTTGAGAGCATCCGTCGGTTTCCAAATCAG GAAAAGTTTGCTCAGATGATTCAGGAAGCCGGATTCCAGAGGGTGGAATATGAGAACCTCATGGGTGGTGTAGTTGCCATTCATTCTGGACTGAAACT ATGCAGACCCCAGTGGCACGCGAGCCGGGAAGGCGTACTGGCTTGA
- the LOC136531117 gene encoding 2-methoxy-6-polyprenyl-1,4-benzoquinol methylase, mitochondrial-like isoform X2, which translates to MFLPSVRRRCRCIRRLHTACARSLSLSLSLYIYIYIYIYIYISLPPSLYATTGWATAAATLRQVPRPSPISSPAKSAHQVPLLDPPLMQTARRLASWSLQRRLLLPSQAQAPSIPTAAAFLHSHATSFGYKQVREEEKSKLVGNVFSSVASSYDLMNDVMSVGLHRLWKDRLISKLNPFPGMKHLDVAGGTGDVAFHVLERIKSVGHRAMQGTLTETEEDTHIYVCDINPNMLNVGKKRAAERGHSEEHCLSWIQGDAEALSFEDGSMDGYTIAFGIRNVTHIEKSLSEAYRVLKRGGRFLCLELSHVDVPVFKDIYDVYSFSVIPTIGELVAGDRQSYQYLVESIRRFPNQEKFAQMIQEAGFQRVEYENLMGGVVAIHSGLKLPQWHASREGVLA; encoded by the exons ATGTTCCTCCCTTCCGTTCGCCGCCGCTGTCGCTGCATCCGTCGCCTTCACACAGCGTGCgctcgctccctctctctctctctctctctctatatatatatatatatatatatatatatatatatctccctccctccctctctgtaTGCGACGACTGGGTGggctaccgccgccgccaccctacGCCAGGTGCCGAGGCCGTCGCCTATCTCTTCCCCGGCGAAGAGCGCCCACCAGGTCCCATTACTAGATCCGCCCCTGATGCAGACCGCAAGGAGGCTAGCGTCTTGGAGCCTCCAACGACGCCTACTCCTTCCCTCTCAGGCTCAGGCCCCAAGCATCCCAACAGCGGCAGCCTTCCTCCACTCCCACGCCACCAGCTTCG GGTACAAGCAGGTGCGCGAAGAGGAAAAGAGCAAATTGGTTGGCAACGTTTTCAGCAGCGTGGCTTCCAGCTACGACCTCATGAACGATGTCATGAGCGTCGGACTGCATAGGCTGTGGAAGGACAG GCTTATTTCCAAGTTGAATCCCTTTCCGGGGATGAAGCATCTCGATGTGGCTGGTGGAACAG GCGATGTTGCTTTTCATGTACTGGAAAGAATTAAGAGCGTGGGTCACAGAGCTATGCAGGGTACTCTTACTGAAACCGAAGAAGACACCCACATTTACGTCTGTGACATTAATCCAAATATGCTAAATGTTGGGAAAAAGCGTGCTGCAGAAAGAG GGCATAGCGAAGAACATTGTCTTAGCTGGATACAAGGAGATGCAGAAGCTCTGAGTTTTGAGGATGGATCTATGGATGGTTACACTATCGCATTTGGGATCAGAAATGTGACGCACATTGAGAAATCTCTATCAGAAGCTTACAG GGTTCTAAAGCGAGGGGGCAGGTTCCTATGCTTGGAGTTGAGTCATGTGGATGTCCCTGTTTTTAAAGACAT CTATGATGTTTACTCGTTTTCTGTGATTCCGACTATTGGAGAGCTGGTTGCTGGTGATCGGCAGTCGTATCAATACTTGGTTGAGAGCATCCGTCGGTTTCCAAATCAG GAAAAGTTTGCTCAGATGATTCAGGAAGCCGGATTCCAGAGGGTGGAATATGAGAACCTCATGGGTGGTGTAGTTGCCATTCATTCTGGACTGAAACT ACCCCAGTGGCACGCGAGCCGGGAAGGCGTACTGGCTTGA